From a region of the Oncorhynchus tshawytscha isolate Ot180627B linkage group LG14, Otsh_v2.0, whole genome shotgun sequence genome:
- the LOC112267040 gene encoding lissencephaly-1 homolog A, with translation MVLSQRQRDELNRAIADYLRSNGYEEAYSTFKKEAELDMNEELDKKYAGLLEKKWTSVIRLQKKVMELESKLNEAKEEITLGGPIAQKRDPKEWIPRPPEKYALSGHRSPVTRVIFHPVFSVMVSASEDATIKVWDYETGDFERTLKGHTDSVQDISFDHTGKLLASCSADMTIKLWDFQGFECIRTMHGHDHNVSSVAIMPNGDHIVSASRDKTIKMWEVATGYCVKTFTGHREWVRMVRPNQDGTLIASCSNDQTVRVWVVASKECKAELREHEHVVECISWAPESAHPTILEATGSESKKSGKPGPFLLSGSRDKTIKMWDVSIGMCLMTLVGHDNWVRGMLVHPGGKFILSCADDKTLRIWDYKNKRCMKTLSAHEHFVTSLDFHKNAPYVVTGSVDQTVKVWECR, from the exons AAATCGAGCGATAGCTGATTATCTTCGTTCCAATGGATATGAAGAGGCTTATTCAACTTTCAAGAAGGAGGCAGAATTAGACATG AATGAAGAATTGGATAAGAAGTACGCTGGCCTTTTGGAAAAGAAATGGACCTCAGTCATCAGATTACAAAAGAAG GTGATGGAGCTGGAGTCAAAGCTGAACGAGGCTAAGGAGGAGATAACCTTGGGTGGGCCAATAGCCCAGAAGCGTGACCCCAAAGAGTGGATACCTCGCCCGCCGGAGAAGTACGCGCTGAGCGGCCATCGTTCCCCCGTCACACGTGTCATCTTTCACCCAGTCTTCAGTGTCATGGTGTCTGCCTCCGAGGACGCCACAATAAAG GTGTGGGACTATGAGACAGGAGACTTTGAGCGGACGCTGAAGGGTCACACAGACTCTGTCCAGGACATATCCTTTGACCATACTGGCAAGCTGTTGGCCTCCTGCTCTGCAGACATGACCATCAAGCTGTGGGACTTCCAGGGCTTTGAGTGCATCAGAACCATGCATG GACACGATCACAATGTTTCATCTGTTGCCATCATGCCCAATGGAGATCACATAGTATCTGCCTCGAGGGACAAAACCATTAAAATGTGGGAGGTGGCCACTGG CTACTGTGTGAAGACGTTCACGGGCCACAGGGAGTGGGTGAGGATGGTCCGGCCCAACCAGGATGGCACCCTGATCGCCAGCTGCTCCAACGACCAgactgtgcgtgtgtgggtggtgGCATCCAAAGAGTGCAAGGCTGAGCTGCGGGAGCACGAACACGTGGTGGAGTGCATCTCCTGGGCTCCTGAGAGTGCCCATCCCACCATCTTGGAGGCCACCGGCTCAGAG TCTAAGAAGAGTGGTAAGCCGGGCCCTTTCCTGCTGTCTGGCTCCAGAGACAAGACCATCAAGATGTGGGACGTCAGCATTGGGATGTGCCTTATGACACTG GTTGGCCATGATAACTGGGTGCGCGGGATGCTTGTCCACCCCGGAGGCAAGTTCATATTGAGCTGTGCTGACGACAAGACCTTAAGGATCTGGGACTACAAGAACAAGCGCTGCATGAAGACCCTGAGTGCCCATGAACATTTTGTTACCTCTCTGG atTTCCACAAGAATGCTCCGTACGTCGTCACCGGAAGCGTAGATCAAACAGTTAAAGTGTGGGAGTGTCGCTGA